The Platichthys flesus chromosome 10, fPlaFle2.1, whole genome shotgun sequence genome includes a window with the following:
- the LOC133962044 gene encoding tudor domain-containing 6-like yields the protein MCGPANLGVFALASTMCSIPGLPAPGLEVRLLITRVNLNPSCGLVELWVNMDDERKHIYEQMKQEIQKPKRKFFGSEGKPGDLCLACISDTWHRARIVSIQSDEYNVFLIDHGEPHIASSEDLAWAHSDSSLLPPEIESCILANVIFPENNLQERATKFLKTLPGNTFKGMVQHVLMPEDARKIILDIPNISEYICDVGVPETIPEEDFKSLVLKSIHLLKGEASEAYRTSMEQNLKVRCQLERHDQYLYPELLIDTFETVTVTEVTDPQSIFCRLLIFSKALKILSDQIQQHYRESSEFGEVRPQTCGDPCAARDVSGRWHRSLLKNTIMPGDVAVEVLHVDEGKTEMVAIRNTRPLHGKFLRMPIVTYVCSLNGLNGNDTEWTQDQIEYLKSWILHQTLMAKFNHHDISQDVYRVTLYTADAECINSSFLEKVRLLPASKEEYESVSLSLSPPGDEQDLQNTVTVNVEDLQDQTLPFEQNLNSDSSLADMFTSSTDDPVCLELSDNSEHDCDDNVFTVGGKSNVNGTCGGVTSDEEGLRLNMVDIETPAHSVCQRLAQKFAQTEAHIQTPPQVPLDAFNYSTHTFEVGGKENVCVTSSESVGHFYCQLVRNSHLLDKVMEGIKQLTFQPQCIDHPLGLSSICFARHHDEQWHRGKIVEMSPKLKVHFVDYGDTVAVDKSDICPFPSEGGLARSVPVLAVPLGLFDVPAEVPQEVNQWFANAFTDQSLAILVVSKGDKGKLLVELFDGAQNVNVLVREKISKMAQQNMTGFNQQTDQLSSKSSEQSCVPSEYCSKPAPMNGSVLTKTTEQNSNHSDSEMCPRDEVKMISESLSNVSATETEFGKTLEVIVVEKELLMAETLIEGNHSNSEIAQLSLSPCLEGSVNICTYKEPKICHEQTEEVFASCVVGPHFFWCQYANTEDLNKLSILAQEAGQAQQVTGSPETLGPGSPCLAFFPSDNQWYRARVIQSTDSSLHVVFIDFGNESDIDIKNVRPLPQILLDVAPQAFLCSLNGFDESKGSWDDQVYDDFYNLLVDKPLRVTVLKMEDHSEMDFPKYSVEIQCEKLVVNDTMQKYWKPVAEEQIMTESPPTEDSLEVRETESNLIQLHDPEVKLDTCMYKKLEICKNQAENVFASCMVDPCFFWCQYTNTEDLNKLSILAQEAGQPQQDMVSPETLGPGSPCLAFFPSDNRWYRAQVIHRTDNSLHVVFIDYGNESDIDIKNVRPLPQILLDVAPQAFLCCLNGFDESKGSWDDQVYDDFYNLLVDKPLRVTVLNMEDHSEMDFPQYAVELECEGLVVNDTMQKYWKPVAMEQVITESPPTKNSLQVCETKSDHTELHDSEEKTTTCMYKKPEICKNQAENVFASCVVDPCFFWCQYTNTEDLNKLSILAQEAGQPQQDTVSPETLGPGSPCLAFFSSDNRWYRAQVIHRTDSNLHVVFIDYGNESDIDVKNVRPLPQILLDVAPQAFLCSLNGFDESKGSWDDQVYDDFYNLLVDKPLRVTVLNMEDHSEMDFPQYAVELECEGVVVNEVMEKYWKGLHPDPALAEGFESVPQDETKPTNEFVGSLRQ from the exons ATGTGTGGTCCTGCAAACCTAG gtgtaTTTGCTCTGGCCTCCACAATGTGTTCGATTCCCGGGCTTCCAGCACCAGGATTAGAAGTACGTCTTCTCATCACGAGGGTAAACCTAAACCCCAGCTGTGGTCTTGTGGAATTGTGGGTTAACATGGACGATGAAAGAAAGCATATTTATGAGCAGATGAAACAGGAAATTCAGAAACCTAAAAGGAAGTTTTTTGGATCAGAAGGAAAACCAGGGGACCTTTGTTTGGCCTGCATCAGTGACACGTGGCACAGAGCTCGGATTGTATCCATTCAGAGTGACGAGTATAATGTTTTTCTAATCGATCACGGAGAGCCCCACATCGCTTCAAGTGAAGATTTAGCGTGGGCCCACAGTGAcagctctctccttcctcctgagATCGAGTCCTGTATACTCGCAAACGTCATCTTCCCTGAGAACAATTTGCAAGAAAGAGCCACAAAGTTTTTGAAGACTCTTCCCGGCAATACATTTAAGGGAATGGTTCAACATGTGCTGATGCCAGAGGATGCCAGGAAAATTATCCTTGACATTCCAAACATTTCTGAGTACATCTGTGACGTGGGAGTTCCGGAGACCATCCCAGAGGAGGACTTTAAAAGCCTTGTACTGAAATCTATACATTTACTCAAAGGAGAGGCGTCTGAGGCCTACCGCACATCGATGGAACAGAATTTGAAGGTTCGCTGTCAACTCGAGAGACATGACCAATACTTATACCCAGAACTGTTAATTGACACATTTGAAACTGTAACTGTGACAGAGGTAACTGATCCACAGAGCATTTTTTGCCGACTCCTAATTTTCTCCAAGGCATTAAAAATATTATCAGACCAGATCCAGCAGCACTATCGAGAGAGTTCAGAGTTTGGAGAGGTGCGACCACAGACCTGCGGGGATCCATGCGCTGCTCGAGATGTGAGCGGCAGATGGCATCGCTCGTTGTTGAAGAACACCATCATGCCTGGCGATGTTGCTGTAGAGGTCTTGCACGTGGATGAAGGGAAAACTGAAATGGTCGCAATCAGAAACACCAGACCACTGCATGGAAAATTTCTGAGAATGCCAATTGTCACATACGTTTGTTCTCTTAACGGACTAAATGGTAACGACACTGAATGGACTCAAGACCAGATCGAATACCTGAAATCCTGGATCCTCCACCAGACATTAATGGCCAAGTTTAACCACCACGATATATCTCAAGATGTCTATCGTGTCACGCTCTACACAGCTGATGCCGAATGCATAAACAGTAGTTTTTTAGAGAAGGTGAGACTACTTCCAGCCTCAAAGGAAGAATATGAATCCGTTTCCCTTTCCCTCAGTCCCCCTGGAGATGAACAAGATTTACAAAACACAGTCACTGTAAATGTTGAAGATTTACAAGATCAAACTTTGCCGTTCGAACAAAACCTAAACAGCGATAGCAGTTTGGCTGATATGTTTACGTCTAGCACTGATGATCCTGTGTGCTTAGAACTTTCAGACAACAGTGAGCATGATTGTGATGATAATGTCTTTACAGTGGGAGGTAAAAGTAACGTAAATGGGACCTGTGGAGGAGTGACGTCTGATGAAGAAGGTCTGCGGCTAAACATGGTAGATATAGAAACACCAGCTCACAGTGTATGTCAGCGTTTGGCCCAGAAATTTGCACAGACGGAAGCTCACATTCAAACTCCTCCACAGGTCCCATTAGACGCATTCAATTACTCCACACATACTTTTGAGGTGGGTGGgaaagagaatgtgtgtgttaccagTTCAGAGAGTGTTGGTCACTTCTACTGCCAACTAGTCAGGAATTCTCATTTGTTAGACAAAGTGATGGAAGGTATCAAACAACTGACTTTCCAGCCGCAGTGCATTGATCACCCTCTTGGTCTTAGTAGCATTTGCTTTGCTAGGCACCATGATGAGCAGTGGCACAGAGGTAAAATAGTAGAAATGTCCCCAAAACTTAAAGTGCACTTTGTGGATTATGGTGATACAGTTGCAGTTGATAAATCTGATATATGCCCTTTTCCCTCCGAGGGAGGTCTTGCCAGGTCTGTCCCTGTGCTGGCTGTTCCACTGGGACTGTTTGATGTGCCAGCAGAAGTTCCACAGGAAGTTAACCAGTGGTTTGCAAATGCTTTCACTGACCAAAGTTTGGCCATTTTAGTCGTATCAAAGGGGGATAAAGGGAAGCTACTTGTTGAACTGTTTGATGGAgcccaaaatgtaaatgtgctaGTCAGAGAGAAGATATCAAAGATGGCACAACAAAATATGACTGGTTTCAACCAGCAGACTGACCAGCTGTCTTCTAAAAGCTCAGAACAGTCCTGTGTGCCAAGTGAATATTGCTCAAAGCCAGCCCCCATGAATGGGTCAGTATTAACAAAGACAACAGAGCAAAACAGCAACCATAGCGACAGTGAAATGTGCCCTAGAGATGAGGTAAAGATGATTTCAGAATCTTTATCCAATGTCTCTGCAACAGAAACTGAATTTGGAAAGACTTTGGAAGTTATTGTCGTGGAAAAGGAACTTTTGATGGCGGAGACTTTGATAGAAGGAAATCACAGTAACTCAGAAATAGCACAACTTTCCCTGTCACCTTGCCTTGAGGGAAGCGTGAATATCTGCACGTACAAGGAGCCAAAGATTTGTCATGAGCAGACAGAGGAAGTGTTTGCCTCCTGCGTTGTAGGACCACATTTCTTTTGGTGCCAGTATGCCAACACTGAGGATCTCAACAAATTGTCAATTCTTGCTCAAGAAGCGGGACAAGCCCAGCAGGTCACGGGTTCCCCAGAGACTCTTGGTCCTGGCAGTCCATGCCTTGCTTTTTTTCCCAGTGACAATCAGTGGTATCGAGCCCGGGTAATTCAAAGCACTGACAGTAGTCTTCATGTTGTCTTTATAGACTTTGGAAATGAGTCTGACATTGACATCAAGAACGTAAGACCACTGCCTCAGATTCTGCTGGATGTGGCTCCTCAGGCCTTTCTGTGCTCTTTGAATGGATTTGATGAGTCAAAGGGCAGCTGGGACGACCAAGTATACGATGACTTCTACAATCTCCTGGTGGATAAACCACTCAGAGTGACAGTTTTGAAAATGGAGGATCATTCGGAGATGGATTTTCCTAAATATTCAGTCGAAATACAGTGTGAAAAGCTGGTTGTAAATGATACAATGCAGAAATATTGGAAACCTGTTGCAGAGGAACAAATTATGACTGAGAGCCCTCCAACAGAAGACTCTCTCGAGGTTCGTGAAACAGAGTCCAACCTGATACAACTTCATGATCCCGAAGTAAAGCTAGATACTTGCATGTACAAGAAACTGGAAATATGCAAAAACCAGGCAGAGAATGTTTTTGCCTCTTGTATGGTGGACCCCTGTTTCTTCTGGTGTCAATACACCAACACTGAGGATCTCAACAAATTGTCAATTCTTGCTCAGGAAGCGGGACAACCCCAGCAGGACATGGTTTCCCCAGAGACTCTTGGTCCTGGCAGTCCATGCCTTGCTTTTTTTCCCAGTGACAATCGTTGGTATCGAGCTCAAGTAATTCACAGAACTGACAATAGTCTTCATGTTGTCTTTATAGACTATGGAAATGAGTCTGACATTGACATCAAGAATGTGAGACCACTGCCTCAGATTCTGCTGGATGTGGCTCCTCAGGCCTTTCTGTGCTGTTTGAATGGATTTGATGAGTCAAAGGGCAGCTGGGACGACCAAGTATATGATGACTTTTACAATCTCCTAGTGGATAAACCACTCAGAGTGACAGTTTTGAACATGGAGGATCATTCCGAGATGGATTTTCCTCAGTATGCAGTGGAGCTTGAGTGTGAGGGGTTGGTTGTAAATGATACAATGCAGAAATATTGGAAGCCTGTTGCCATGGAACAAGTTATAACTGAGAGCCCTCCAACAAAAAACTCTCTCCAGGTTTGTGAAACTAAGTCCGACCATACAGAACTTCATGattctgaagaaaaaacaactactTGCATGTACAAGAAACCGGAAATATGCAAAAACCAGGCAGAGAATGTTTTTGCCTCTTGTGTGGTGGACCCCTGTTTCTTCTGGTGTCAATACACCAACACTGAGGATCTCAACAAATTGTCAATTCTTGCTCAGGAAGCGGGACAACCCCAGCAGGACACGGTTTCCCCAGAGACTCTTGGTCCTGGCAGTCCATGCCttgcttttttttccagtgacaATCGTTGGTATCGAGCTCAAGTAATTCACAGAACTGACAGCAATCTTCATGTTGTCTTTATAGACTATGGAAATGAGTCTGACATTGACGTCAAGAACGTGAGACCACTGCCTCAGATTCTGCTGGATGTGGCTCCTCAGGCCTTTCTGTGCTCTTTGAATGGATTTGATGAGTCAAAGGGCAGCTGGGACGACCAAGTATATGATGACTTCTACAATCTCCTAGTGGATAAACCACTCAGAGTGACAGTTTTGAACATGGAGGATCATTCAGAGATGGATTTTCCTCAGTATGCGGTGGAGCTTGAGTGTGAGGGGGTGGTTGTTAATGAGGTGATGGAGAAGTACTGGAAGGGATTGCACCCAGATCCTGCCTTGGCAGAAGGTTTTGAATCAG TGCCTCAGGATGAAACCAAGCCCACGAATGAGTTTGTTGGGAGTTTAAGACAATGA
- the LOC133962523 gene encoding ankyrin repeat domain-containing protein 66 isoform X2 has product MTELHQAAAAGDLQGVQDILRQKKCNPNQRDIDWSHKTPLHWAAAKGDTETVRILIEHGARPSLRTEHGWTPAHFAAESGRLAALRLLHYYHAPIDKEDCCGDKPVRMAQIYGHQDCVRFLKKYQNISSSFVLYFSL; this is encoded by the exons ATGACCGAGTTGCACCAGGCTGCCGCAGCCGGAGACTTACAGGGAGTCCAGGATATTCTGAGGCAGAAGAAGTGCAACCCCAACCAGAGGGACATCGACTGGAGCCACAAGACCCCTCTGCACTGGGCAGCAGCCAAAG gagacacagaaaCCGTCAGGATCCTCATTGAGCACGGAGCGAGGCCCAGTCTGAGGACGGAGCATGGATGGACTCCTGCTCACTTTGCTGCAGAGTCCGGCCGACTGGCTGCACTGCGGCTGCTGCACTACTACCACGCTCCTATAGACAAGGAGGACTGCTGTGGAGACAAACCAGTGCGGATGGCCCAAATATATGGACACCAGGACTGCGTTCGATTCCTTAAAAAGTATcaaaacatttcctcttcttttgttttgtatttcagCCTTTGA
- the LOC133962523 gene encoding ankyrin repeat domain-containing protein 66 isoform X1, with translation MTELHQAAAAGDLQGVQDILRQKKCNPNQRDIDWSHKTPLHWAAAKGDTETVRILIEHGARPSLRTEHGWTPAHFAAESGRLAALRLLHYYHAPIDKEDCCGDKPVRMAQIYGHQDCVRFLKKAEIECQAYRKMAAEKGISLDDTDEEWADHGKENEARGSETATFR, from the exons ATGACCGAGTTGCACCAGGCTGCCGCAGCCGGAGACTTACAGGGAGTCCAGGATATTCTGAGGCAGAAGAAGTGCAACCCCAACCAGAGGGACATCGACTGGAGCCACAAGACCCCTCTGCACTGGGCAGCAGCCAAAG gagacacagaaaCCGTCAGGATCCTCATTGAGCACGGAGCGAGGCCCAGTCTGAGGACGGAGCATGGATGGACTCCTGCTCACTTTGCTGCAGAGTCCGGCCGACTGGCTGCACTGCGGCTGCTGCACTACTACCACGCTCCTATAGACAAGGAGGACTGCTGTGGAGACAAACCAGTGCGGATGGCCCAAATATATGGACACCAGGACTGCGTTCGATTCCTTAAAAA ggccGAGATCGAGTGCCAGGCCTACCGCAAGATGGCGGCCGAGAAAGGGATTTCACTGGACGACACAGATGAGGAGTGGGCAGATCACGGCAAAGAAAATGAAGCGAGAGGATCTGAAACAGCAACGTTCAGATGA